One region of Mycolicibacterium lutetiense genomic DNA includes:
- a CDS encoding ATP-grasp domain-containing protein: MRIAFLVNRAETEVDEYATTRLAKAAALMGHEVWYVGLSDVSIGEPDGQIGAHARPGIARGEDTLTAFVDRMKESSAERIRMDELDAVFLRNDSVEDRQDRPWASSLGSMFGQLLVAHGVTVVNDPAVLMRAALKVYLDEFPAQIRQRSLVTQNVDDVRTFISSVGRSIIKPLCGAQGRNVFMIVGDDEPNLNQMMESVLEDGYIYAQEYVEGAEDGDMRIFLLDGELIEVDGRPAAFRRVPEGNDPRANICKGGKVQPEEVTKKQRAVIEAMHDKLAQDGMFFVGIDMIGDKVIEINAESPGGLQAMEHLYGVDICPVVIEALERRSSA; this comes from the coding sequence ATGAGGATTGCATTTCTGGTCAATCGTGCGGAGACCGAGGTCGACGAGTACGCGACCACCCGCCTCGCGAAGGCGGCCGCCCTGATGGGCCACGAGGTCTGGTACGTCGGGCTGAGCGACGTCAGTATCGGCGAGCCCGACGGTCAGATCGGGGCGCACGCACGTCCCGGCATCGCCCGGGGTGAGGACACGCTGACCGCGTTCGTCGATCGCATGAAGGAGAGTTCGGCCGAGCGCATACGCATGGACGAGCTCGACGCCGTGTTTCTGAGGAACGACTCGGTCGAGGATCGGCAGGATCGGCCGTGGGCCAGCAGCTTGGGTTCCATGTTCGGTCAGCTCCTCGTGGCGCACGGCGTCACCGTGGTCAACGACCCCGCGGTGCTCATGCGCGCGGCGTTGAAGGTATACCTCGACGAGTTTCCGGCGCAGATCCGCCAGCGATCCCTGGTGACGCAAAACGTGGACGACGTCCGGACCTTCATCTCGTCGGTGGGACGCTCCATCATCAAACCGCTGTGCGGCGCGCAGGGACGCAACGTGTTCATGATCGTCGGCGACGACGAGCCCAACTTGAACCAGATGATGGAGTCGGTGCTGGAAGACGGCTACATCTACGCCCAGGAGTACGTCGAGGGCGCCGAGGACGGCGACATGCGGATCTTCCTGCTCGACGGAGAGCTCATCGAGGTCGACGGACGTCCCGCCGCTTTCCGGCGGGTGCCAGAGGGGAACGACCCGCGAGCCAACATCTGCAAGGGCGGCAAGGTTCAACCCGAAGAGGTCACCAAGAAGCAGCGCGCGGTGATCGAGGCGATGCACGACAAACTCGCGCAAGATGGGATGTTCTTCGTCGGCATCGACATGATCGGCGACAAAGTCATCGAGATCAACGCCGAGAGTCCGGGCGGTCTGCAGGCGATGGAGCACCTGTACGGAGTCGACATCTGCCCGGTCGTGATCGAGGCGCTGGAGCGCCGGAGTAGTGCGTGA
- a CDS encoding flavohemoglobin expression-modulating QEGLA motif protein: protein MSRTSPLAQEALDVDERLTEIERELNLLLNVTPINGAEAWRDFARSGFESLPTLQSRPLDFDPDLVRRDLYNVEIERVGNPALNSLFRGKRDEIARQVTLLEDRGTSRFRYGALQLYGDPGHSLCATARSLLDLIDPQPISPTSVTAMEFAEAARGELESAYPEFPVAVEVRDDVADLMVLFGKLYIPATAVFRKDRVLPLIQHEVGTHVLTYRNGEAQPLRLLAVGLPSYEETQEGLAVLAEYVVGGLDPRRMRVLAARVVAASMMLAHAEFVEIFHHLTGAHGFAPRTAWSVTSRATFGGGSTKDIIYLRGIERVLGYFAEGRSIEPLLAGKLSLDHAPLVEELIQQGVLEPPRARPRWLSAPGAQVRLERMRGGMSLADLLEMDVAA from the coding sequence GTGAGTCGAACTTCGCCCCTTGCGCAGGAAGCCTTGGACGTCGATGAACGTCTGACGGAGATCGAGCGCGAGCTCAACCTCCTGCTCAACGTCACTCCGATCAATGGAGCCGAGGCGTGGCGGGATTTCGCGCGCTCGGGGTTCGAGTCATTACCCACCCTGCAGTCGAGACCGCTGGACTTCGACCCGGATCTGGTCAGGCGCGACCTCTACAACGTCGAGATCGAGCGCGTGGGGAACCCTGCGCTCAACTCTCTCTTCCGTGGAAAACGCGACGAGATTGCCCGGCAGGTCACCTTGCTCGAGGACCGAGGCACGTCGCGGTTCAGGTACGGCGCGCTGCAACTCTATGGAGATCCGGGCCACTCGCTGTGCGCGACGGCTCGCTCACTGCTCGATCTCATCGATCCGCAACCGATCAGCCCGACCAGCGTTACCGCCATGGAATTCGCGGAGGCGGCACGCGGGGAGCTGGAGTCGGCCTATCCGGAATTTCCCGTAGCGGTCGAGGTGCGCGACGACGTCGCCGATCTGATGGTGTTGTTCGGCAAGCTCTACATCCCTGCCACCGCGGTCTTCCGCAAGGATCGAGTACTGCCACTGATCCAGCACGAGGTAGGGACCCACGTGCTGACCTATCGCAACGGAGAGGCGCAGCCGTTGAGGCTGCTGGCCGTCGGGCTGCCGTCTTACGAGGAGACGCAGGAGGGTCTGGCGGTGCTGGCCGAGTACGTCGTAGGAGGGCTCGATCCCCGACGCATGCGCGTGCTCGCCGCGAGGGTCGTTGCCGCATCGATGATGTTGGCTCACGCGGAGTTCGTCGAGATCTTCCATCACCTGACCGGCGCCCATGGCTTCGCGCCCCGCACCGCGTGGTCGGTGACGAGCCGCGCAACATTCGGCGGAGGTTCGACGAAGGACATCATCTATCTGCGCGGTATCGAACGAGTCCTCGGGTATTTCGCCGAAGGACGCAGCATCGAGCCCCTTCTCGCCGGCAAGCTCTCGCTCGACCATGCACCGCTCGTGGAGGAGCTGATTCAGCAAGGTGTTCTCGAACCGCCGCGGGCGCGCCCACGCTGGCTGTCCGCGCCCGGGGCGCAAGTGCGGCTCGAACGCATGCGCGGCGGCATGAGTCTCGCAGACCTACTTGAAATGGATGTGGCCGCATGA
- a CDS encoding carboxylesterase family protein, protein MAERRIAGGTIQVEREDGLVRARGVRYGTARRFAVSEPPAAWSGVRDATQSGPACPQRPSRLGWVTGDALAGLSTNENCLVLTVTAPADAQRLPVMVWFHGGAYVAGSGESAKYDPGALARAGNVVVVNVSYRLGIFGYLAPPGSGEDNLGLRDQILALRWVQENIAAFGGDAANVTAFGQSAGAHSVWSLMLSGEAEGLFHRAILQSAPLELDDGRDDMAHAMGSAMATSLAGADPAEASIERLLAAEAAAVAAAQGFGLLGGLAFAPRLGRTPLPAPADVPDAIAAAARRIELLIGYTKDDAAPFVAMDPRMARLNRVPVLGRLAVRAGSKAITKQAFSGPAERLAEAWRTHGGRVGTYRFDWTPIGAPLGACHCMELPFLFGSPQTWADAPMLGPQRAIDNQLSVEMRTRWTQFAHHGVASLPAPALRFG, encoded by the coding sequence ATGGCAGAGCGGAGAATCGCCGGCGGCACGATCCAGGTTGAACGTGAGGACGGACTGGTGCGCGCGCGGGGTGTGCGCTACGGCACCGCCAGACGATTCGCGGTTTCCGAACCACCGGCAGCTTGGTCGGGGGTTCGGGACGCCACACAATCGGGTCCGGCCTGCCCGCAGCGCCCGTCACGCCTGGGCTGGGTCACCGGCGACGCACTCGCGGGCCTGTCGACGAACGAGAACTGTCTGGTGCTGACCGTCACGGCCCCGGCCGATGCGCAGCGACTCCCGGTCATGGTGTGGTTCCACGGCGGTGCGTACGTCGCGGGCAGCGGCGAGTCGGCCAAGTACGACCCCGGCGCCCTGGCTCGCGCCGGCAATGTGGTGGTGGTCAACGTGAGCTACCGGCTCGGCATCTTCGGTTATCTGGCGCCACCCGGGAGCGGCGAGGACAACCTGGGGCTGCGGGATCAGATCCTCGCGCTGCGCTGGGTGCAGGAGAACATCGCCGCGTTCGGCGGCGACGCGGCCAACGTCACCGCGTTCGGTCAATCGGCTGGTGCGCATTCCGTCTGGTCGCTGATGTTGTCCGGCGAGGCCGAGGGCCTGTTTCACCGCGCGATCCTGCAGAGCGCCCCGCTGGAGTTGGACGACGGGCGCGACGACATGGCGCACGCCATGGGCTCGGCGATGGCTACCTCACTCGCCGGTGCCGATCCGGCCGAGGCGAGCATCGAACGGCTGCTGGCCGCCGAGGCTGCCGCCGTCGCCGCAGCTCAGGGCTTCGGGCTCCTGGGGGGACTTGCGTTCGCACCGCGGCTCGGCCGGACGCCGCTGCCGGCTCCGGCCGACGTACCCGACGCCATCGCTGCCGCCGCGCGCCGCATCGAGCTGCTCATCGGCTACACCAAGGACGACGCGGCACCGTTCGTGGCGATGGATCCTCGGATGGCCCGGCTCAACCGGGTGCCTGTCCTCGGCCGGCTCGCGGTCCGGGCCGGTTCGAAGGCGATCACGAAACAGGCGTTCTCCGGCCCCGCCGAGCGCCTGGCGGAGGCGTGGCGAACGCACGGCGGCCGGGTGGGCACCTATCGTTTCGACTGGACACCGATCGGCGCCCCGCTGGGCGCCTGCCACTGCATGGAATTGCCGTTCCTGTTCGGCTCACCGCAGACCTGGGCGGACGCCCCGATGCTCGGCCCGCAGCGGGCGATCGACAATCAGCTCTCCGTCGAAATGCGGACTCGCTGGACACAATTCGCTCACCACGGAGTCGCATCGCTGCCCGCGCCGGCGCTGCGGTTCGGCTGA
- a CDS encoding ATP-binding protein encodes MATMGVVPSLRGRVSECAALRTLVSGGRSGGSAVLVVRGEAGVGKTALLDYVVEHAPGFRVTQVAGVESDMELAFAGLHQLCAPLLDHLDKLPEPQRDALSVAFGRGVGPVPDRFLVGLAVLSLLAAAADKKPLLCVIDDAQWLDQVSVQTLGFVARRLLAEPVVLVFAVRDRHDGAADVLPGLPELRVEGLSDTDARELLDSVFLGRLDERVRDRVVAETRGNPLALLEIPRDVPAAELAGGFWLGPARPSVGQVEDGFVRRIQSLPHDTRRLVLLAAADPLGDPMLFSRAAGHLGIGMDALAPADAAGVIEFGSRMRFHHPLIRSAAYRSANVADRRDVHRALAIATDPDVDPDRRAWHAANAAAGPDDAVAAELEASAWRAQSRGGIAAAAIFLERAAILSADPALRSSRAIAAARAKREAAVPEAAYELLSLAELNPLTELQRAEVGRLRAQMEFTRSRGGFPGAPPVRQAAALLLDAAKRLENLDDELARETYMEALAAAMFASRSQTEALVLAAEAARGAVERIDGPTRPIDLLLIGMANLIIDGLPAAASPLRAALELWCEHARRHDGRALHWLALAFPIVHESAAHEIWDDDLVDRLATDMVGYARATGALALLPPAIAYQAGVQTHSGEFVMAARTMEEADSISAAIGHRPMKYHKVELAAWRGDLTEAGDLIEAGMAEGTAKGEGRLLGAADYAAAVLYNGLGRYEEALAAARRACEYHDIGFYCWTLIELVEAGMRADGRDVAEDAVRRLEVCTASSGTDWGLGVLAAVRALVADDTEAEVLFEESVERLSRTRIRVQLARTHLRYGEWLRRQKQRTRAREHLNTAYEMFTKMGAEGFAERARRELTATGEKVRKQPMASGDKLTAQESQIAQLARDGLTNQEIGAQLFISTHTVEWHLRKVFVKLGVRSRRQLRSVSWSS; translated from the coding sequence ATGGCGACTATGGGCGTAGTCCCGTCTCTACGTGGCCGCGTCAGCGAATGCGCGGCACTTCGAACCCTGGTATCGGGTGGCCGTTCCGGCGGCAGCGCGGTGCTGGTGGTGCGCGGCGAGGCGGGCGTCGGTAAGACGGCGCTGCTCGACTATGTCGTCGAACATGCGCCGGGGTTTCGGGTGACCCAGGTGGCCGGGGTCGAGTCCGACATGGAACTCGCCTTCGCCGGATTGCATCAGCTGTGCGCACCGCTGCTGGATCACCTCGACAAACTTCCCGAACCGCAGCGCGACGCGCTCTCGGTGGCATTCGGTCGTGGTGTCGGACCGGTACCGGACCGATTTCTGGTCGGCCTGGCGGTGCTCAGCCTGCTGGCGGCCGCTGCCGACAAGAAGCCACTGTTGTGTGTGATCGACGACGCGCAGTGGCTCGACCAGGTGTCGGTACAGACCCTGGGCTTCGTCGCGCGGCGGCTACTGGCAGAGCCGGTGGTACTCGTGTTCGCCGTCCGAGACCGCCACGATGGTGCTGCCGACGTACTGCCCGGCCTGCCCGAGCTGCGGGTCGAGGGGTTGTCGGACACCGACGCGAGGGAGCTGTTGGACTCGGTGTTTCTGGGCCGGCTCGACGAGCGGGTCCGAGACCGGGTCGTAGCCGAAACCCGCGGCAACCCGCTGGCACTGCTGGAGATTCCGCGTGACGTGCCGGCAGCAGAGCTGGCCGGCGGTTTCTGGCTCGGCCCGGCGCGCCCATCGGTGGGTCAGGTTGAGGATGGGTTCGTCCGCCGAATCCAGTCGCTGCCTCACGACACCCGGCGGCTGGTGTTGCTCGCCGCGGCCGATCCGCTCGGCGACCCGATGCTGTTCTCCCGGGCCGCAGGGCATTTGGGGATCGGCATGGATGCGCTGGCACCGGCCGATGCGGCCGGGGTGATCGAGTTCGGATCACGCATGCGCTTTCACCACCCCCTGATTCGGTCGGCTGCCTACCGGTCGGCCAACGTGGCCGATCGCCGGGACGTACACCGGGCCTTGGCCATTGCCACCGACCCCGACGTCGATCCCGACCGCCGGGCCTGGCATGCGGCCAACGCCGCGGCCGGTCCCGACGACGCGGTGGCCGCCGAATTGGAAGCGTCGGCATGGCGTGCCCAGAGCCGAGGCGGAATCGCCGCCGCGGCGATCTTCCTCGAGCGGGCGGCGATCCTGTCCGCCGATCCGGCCCTGCGCAGCTCACGGGCGATCGCGGCCGCCAGGGCCAAACGTGAGGCGGCGGTCCCCGAAGCTGCCTACGAGCTGCTCTCCCTGGCTGAACTGAACCCGTTGACCGAGCTGCAGCGGGCCGAGGTGGGCCGGTTGCGGGCGCAGATGGAATTCACCCGCAGCCGGGGCGGCTTTCCAGGTGCGCCACCGGTCCGCCAGGCCGCCGCGTTGCTGCTCGACGCCGCCAAGCGGCTGGAAAACCTTGACGACGAGCTGGCCCGCGAGACCTATATGGAGGCGCTTGCCGCCGCGATGTTTGCTTCGCGCAGCCAAACGGAGGCCCTCGTGCTGGCCGCCGAGGCGGCGCGCGGCGCGGTCGAGCGGATCGATGGGCCGACACGGCCCATCGATCTACTCCTCATCGGCATGGCGAATCTGATCATCGATGGACTGCCCGCGGCGGCCTCGCCCCTTCGCGCCGCGCTGGAGCTGTGGTGTGAGCACGCCCGGCGCCATGATGGCAGGGCGCTGCACTGGTTGGCGTTGGCTTTCCCGATCGTGCACGAATCCGCTGCCCATGAGATCTGGGACGACGATTTGGTCGACCGGCTGGCCACCGACATGGTGGGGTATGCCCGCGCCACCGGCGCGCTGGCCCTCCTTCCGCCGGCGATTGCCTACCAGGCCGGTGTACAGACGCATTCAGGTGAATTCGTCATGGCCGCAAGGACTATGGAGGAGGCCGACTCGATCTCTGCGGCGATCGGCCATCGTCCGATGAAGTACCACAAGGTGGAACTGGCCGCTTGGCGGGGCGATCTCACCGAAGCGGGCGACCTCATCGAGGCAGGCATGGCCGAGGGAACCGCCAAGGGCGAGGGCCGGCTGCTGGGGGCGGCCGACTATGCCGCCGCAGTGCTCTACAACGGGCTGGGCCGGTACGAGGAGGCCTTGGCCGCTGCCAGAAGGGCATGCGAATACCACGACATCGGGTTCTACTGCTGGACCCTGATCGAGCTGGTTGAGGCCGGCATGCGTGCCGACGGGCGGGATGTCGCCGAGGATGCGGTGCGCCGGTTGGAGGTGTGTACGGCGTCCAGCGGAACCGATTGGGGGCTGGGTGTATTGGCCGCCGTACGGGCGCTCGTCGCGGACGACACCGAGGCCGAGGTGCTCTTCGAGGAGTCTGTGGAGCGGCTCAGCCGCACTCGGATCAGGGTGCAACTGGCCCGGACCCATCTCCGTTACGGGGAATGGTTGCGTCGCCAGAAGCAACGCACCCGCGCCCGCGAACATCTCAACACTGCCTATGAGATGTTCACCAAGATGGGCGCCGAGGGG